Below is a window of Streptomyces sp. ITFR-16 DNA.
GAACTCGCCGAGCTTGTGGCCGACCATCGACTCGGTGACGAACACCGGGACGTGGATCTTGCCGTTGTGCACCGCGATGGTGTGACCCAGCATGGCCGGGACGATCATCGAGCGACGGGACCAGGTCTTGATGACGTTCTTGGTGCCTGCCTCGTTCTGTACGTCCACCTTCTTGATGAGGTGGCCGTCGACGAAGGGCCCCTTCTTGAGACTGCGCGGCATCTAAACCCGCTCCTAGCGCTTCTTGTTCGTCTTGCGGCGGCGGACGATGTACTTGCTCGATGCCTTCTTCGGCGAGCGAGTACGACCCTCCTTCTGACCCCACGGCGAGACCGGGTGGCGACCACCGGAGGTCTTGCCCTCACCACCACCGTGCGGGTGGTCAACCGGGTTCATCGCGACACCGCGGACGGACGGGCGAACGCCCTTCCAGCGCATGCGGCCGGCCTTGCCCCAGTTGATGTTCGACTGCTCGGCGTTGCCGACCTCACCGATCGTCGCGCGGCAGCGCGCGTCGACCAGGCGGATCTCACCCGACGGCATACGAAGGTGGGCCATGGTGCCCTCCTTCGCCAGCAGCTGCACGGAGGCACCCGCGGAACGGGCGAACTTCGCGCCGCCGCCGGGCCGCAGCTCGATGGCGTGGATGGTCGTACCGACCGGGATGTTGCGCAGCGCCAGGTTGTTGCCGGGCTTGATGTCGGCGGCCGGGCCGTTCTCGACACGGTCGCCCTGCGTCAGGCCACGCGGCGCGATGATGTAGCGCTTCTCGCCGTCCGCGTAGTGCAGCAGCGCGATGCGCGCGGTGCGGTTCGGGTCGTACTCGATGTGCGCGACCTTGGCCGGCACGCCGTCCTTGTCGTGACGACGGAAGTCGATCACGCGGTAGGCGCGCTTGTGTCCACCACCCTGGTGGCGAACGGTCACACGACCGGTGTTGTTACGGCCGCCCTTGCTGTGCAGGGGGCGGACCAGCGACTTCTCCGGCGTGGACCGCGTGATCTCGACAAAGTCGGCGACGCTGGAGCCACGACGGCCCGGGGTCGTCGGCTTGTACTTGCGGATACCCATTATCTCTCAGTCCTCGGAAGATTTCCGGATCCTGGACGTCTCGACTCTCCGTTAGGAGGTCGGGCCGCCGAAGATGTCGATACGGTCGCCCTCAGCGAGGGTCACGATGGCGCGCTTGGTGTCAGCGCGCTTGCCGAAACCGGTCTTGGTGCGCTTGCGCTTACCCTGACGGTTGATCGTGTTGACCCCGGTGACCTTGACCGAGAAGACCGCTTCCACGGCCTGCTTGATCTGGGTCTTGTTGGAGCCGGGCGCGACGATGAACGTGTACTTGTTCTCGTCGAGCAGCGCGTAGCTCTTCTCCGAAACAACCGGCTTGACGAGAACGTCACGCGGGTCGGAGTAGGTCTTGCTGGTAACGGTCGCCTCGCTCATCAGGCGTCGCTCCCTTCGGTCTCAGCGGTCTGGGGGCCAGACACGAAGGACTCGAAGGCGGCCTGGGTGAAGACCACGTCGTCAGAGACGATCACGTCGTACGTGTTCAGCTGGCCCGGCTCCAGGATGTGCACCTGGGGCAGGTTGCGTGCGGAGAGCCACGCGGCCTCGTCGTTGCGGTCGACGACCAGGAGCACGTTCTTGCGCTCCGAGATCTTGCCGAACAGCGACTTGGCGGCCTTCGTGGAGACTCCACCCTCGACCACGCCGGTGACGACGTGGATGCGGGAGTGACGCGCCCGGTCGGAGAGGGCACCACGCAGGGCGGCGGCCTTCATCTTCTTGGGGGTGCGCTGCGAGTAGTCACGCGGCTGCGGGCCGTGGACGACGCCACCGCCGACGAACTGCGGCGCGCGGGTCGAACCCTGGCGCGCGCGGCCGGTGCCCTTCTGGCGGTACGGCTTGCGCCCACCACCACGGACCTCGCCGCGGGTCTTGGTCTTGTGCGTGCCCTGACGGGCAGCTGCCAGCTGTGCGACAACGACCTGGTGGATCAGCGGAACGCTGGTCTTCGCGTCGAAGATCTCCGCGGGGAGCTCGACGGTACCGGCCTTGTCGCCTGCCGGCGAAAGGATGTCAATGGTGCTCATTACCTCAAGCCCCCTTGGCCGCGGTACGGACCAGGACGAGGCCGCCATTCGGACCGGGGACTGCGCCCTTGATGAGGAGCAGACCCTTCTCCGCGTCAACCGCGTGGATGGTCAGGTTCTGGGTGGTGACGCGCTCGTTACCCATCCGGCCGGCCATGCGCATGCCCTTGAAGACACGCCCAGGGGTGGCGCAGCCACCGATCGAACCGGGGGAACGGTGCTTGCGCTGGACGCCGTGGCCGGCGCCGAGGCCCTTGAAGTTGTGACGCTTCATGACACCGGCGAAGCCCTTGCCCTTGCTCTTGCCCGTGACGTCAACCTTGACGCCGGACTCGAACACCTGGGCGGTGATCTCCTGGCCCAGCGTGTACTCGCTGGCGTCAGGGGTGCGCAGCTCCACCAGGTGGCGGCGCGGGGTCACGTCGGCCTTGGCGAAGTGGCCCTTGAGAGGCTTGTTCACCTTGCGCGGGTCGATCTCGCCGAAGGCGATCTGGACCGACTCGTAGCCGTCGCTGTCGTTCGTACGAACCTGCGTCACGACGCACGGCCCGGCCTTGACGACGGTCACCGGGACGACCCGGTTGTTCTCGTCCCAGACCTGGGTCATGCCGAGCTTCTCGCCCAGGACGCCCTTGATGTTCTTGCTCATCTCGGCCCGTCCCCTCAGAGCTTGATCTCGATGTCGACGCCCGCCGGCAGGTCGAGGCGCATCAGCGAGTCAACCGTCTTCGGCGTGGGGTCGAGGATGTCGATGAGGCGCTTGTGCGTGCGCATCTCGAAGTGCTCGCGAGAGTCCTTGTACTTGTGCGGCGACTTGATGACGCAGTACACGTTCTTCTCAGTGGGCAGCGGCACCGGGCCCGCGACCGACGCACCAGTGCGGGTCACCGTCTCGACGATCTTCTTCGCCGAGGAGTCGATGACCTCGTGGTCGTAGGCCTTGAGCCGGATGCGGATCTTCTGTCCCGCCATGGCTACTAGTAGTCCTGTCTCTCGTAACGCTCTGGAACCCGGGGGTTCGGTAACTCCACCTCCGACCCACGCGGTCGGGCGTGTCGCATCCCCTCTACGAAGATCTCCCGAAGGATTTCCCAACCAAGGGGGTGCGGGCCCGAGGTCCGCGATGCCGGGGGTGAAACCCCACCGGGTGCCTGGCCGGTGCCCCACTTACGCTTCCCGAAAGATTCCCGTACGTCCGGCCCACATGGGGCCGACGAGTACTGTGGGACTCGCTTCCGGTCCTCCCGGCGGGAGGCGCGCAGCATTGACACTCAACCGAGCAACCTGGTCAGTGTGCCATACGGGGCACGAGCCTGGCCAATCGGGCGGAGGATCTTACCCCCCGCGGGTGGATGGTCAAACGCGGGCACGCGCCGGCCCCCTCCCCGCGGCCGCTCCCACCGCGATATTCGGTCGAGGGACAGGTGTTCCCACCCCTACAGTGACCGGCCGGGCACGGCATCGTCACGGGGGCACAGATCATGCGTACGCACTATCCGCGGACCCCGCATCTGCCCTGGTCACCCGGGGCCACCTCGGACGACGTACGGCTGACGGACCTCGCCGGGCTGACCGGCGCGCAGGTCGTCGTCACCGAGAAGCTGGACGGCGAGAACACCACGCTGTACGCCGACGGGCTGCACGCCCGCTCCCTGGACTCCGCCCACCACCCCTCCCGCACCTGGGTCAAGGCCCTCCAGGCACGCATCGGCCCCCGCATCCCGGTGGGCCGGCGCATCTGCGGCGAGAACATGTTCGCCCGCCACTCCCTCGCGTACGAGGACCTCGCGAGCCACTTCTACGGCTTCTCCGTCTGGGACGGCGACCACTGCCTGGACTGGGACAGCACCGTGGCGTTCCTGCGGGACCTGGGCATCCCCACCCCGCCCGTGCTGTGGCGCGGGGTGTTCGACGCCCGCGCCGAGAAGGCCCTGCGCGCGCTGAGGCCGGACACGGGACGGCAGGAGGGATACGTCGTACGGCCCGTCGAGGGCTTCCCGGCCGCCGCGTTCGGACGGCGGGTCGCGAAGTGGGTGCGGCCCGGACACGTGACGACGGACACGCACTGGATGCACGCCGACGTGGTGGAGAACGGGCTCGGACCGGCCGCCGCGCTCTGGGCCGTGCGCTCCGGCGCCCCCGTCGACCCCGGGGCCCTCGCCGCCGCCGCCTCGGCCGGACCGGGCGACGCGTCCGCCGCCCGCGCGGCCGGCGACGCCCTGGACGCACTGGGCCGTACGGGCGACGACCGGCTGGCCGGAGTGCTCGCCGCCCTGCTGCACCGCACCCGGCGGACCGCCCTGGCCCCCGCGCTCGCCGGACCGCTCGGCATGCCGCTCGCCCGGCGGATCGCGGACCTCGTCGGGCTGTACCCCGCGCTGCACCGCCCCTACCCGGACGAGCAGCGGCACAGCGGGCTCGCGGGCATGGCACCCGCCGCCGATCTGACCGTTCTGCACGCGCTGGCCGGCGCCCTGGCCGCCACCCCCGAGGCCCGCGAACAGGTGGAGTGGTCGGCGCTGCACGCCCAGGAGGTGCGCGAGCCGGCCGGGCTGTGCGCGGCCTTCGCCGGGCTGGAGCCGGACGCCGCCGACCGCTGTCTGGCCCAGGCCCGCGAGGCGTACGCGCGAGGCGGCATCAGCACGGCGGAGGAGGCCGTCGCCGCGACCTGGCGGTGGCGCTCCGGCGCCTTCCCGCGCCTCGTCCATCTGGTCGGCCCCTCGGGCAGCGGGAAGAGCACCTTCGCCCGCGGGCTGCCCGGCGTCGCCACGTACGTCTCCCTCGACGAACTGCGGCTGGCCCGCGGCTCGCGCGCCGACCAGCACGCCAACGGGGACGTCCTGCGCGAGGGGCTCGACCGGCTGGACGCCGCGCTCGTGCCCGGCGCCACCGTCGTCTGGGACGCCACCTCGCTCAACCCGCACCAGCGCTCCCTGGTCCACGCCGTCGCCCGGCGCAGGGACGCCCTGGTCACCCACGCCGTGGCGTGGATCGGCGAGGACGAGCTGACCGCCCGCAACGGCCGGCGCGAGCACCCCGTGCCCCCGCCGGTGCTGGCCTCCCAGCTGCACCGGTTCGTACCGCCGTACCCCGGCCAGGCGCACCGCACCTGGTACATCGGCACCAGTGGAACCGTGGAGGACCGGGCCTGATGCGGACGAGCGAGGAGATCTACCACCGGGTCCGCTGGGACGCCCGCTTCGACCCGGCGCGCTTCGTGCTGGGCGTCGCCCAGCGCGGCCGCGACCCCAAGCGGGTGCCGCTGGACCGGTTCACCCCCGGCGGGGACATCCCCTGGCACCGCGTGCTGTTCTTCGAGGCGGACGGCGAGGTGGTGTGGGACCGCGCCACCGGCACCGACCGCATCGACGCGACGGACGCGGGCCGCATCCGCACCCCGCGGCATCTGCCCGCCCCCTACTTCACCTCCCGCGCCCCGCACGCCTTCTCCCCGGCCACCGGCGCCTGGGAACCCGCGCCCGCCGGGCCGCCCGGCCCGTCCGCCGCGCTGACCGTGCTCACCTGGAACACCCTCTGGGACCGGTACGACAGCGACCGCATCGACACCCCCCGGCGCAGGCCCCTGCTGCTCGACGCCCTGCGCGCGGCCGACGCGGACGTCATCGCGCTCCAGGAGGCCGAGCCCGCGCTGCTCGACCTGCTGCTGGGCTGCGCCTGGGTGCGCGACGGATACGTCCTGGCCACCGAGCCCTCCGGCCACGACATCCCGGACCACGGACTGCTGCTGCTCAGCCGGCTGCCCGTACGGGAGGCGGGGCTGCACGCCTTCGGCCCGCACAAAGCGGTGGCCGCGGCCGTCCTGGAGAGCGCCGAGGGCCCCGTCACGGTGGCCGTGACCCATCTCAGCAGCGACCACTCCCCCGAGGGCGCCACCCGCCGCGACACCGAACTCGCCGATCTGGCCGCGGGGTTGGCGGCCGTCGAGGGCGAACTGCTGCTCGTCGGCGACTTCAACGACGGCGGCGGCCTGCCCGGGGCCCGGCTCGCGATGACCGACGCCTGGAGCGAGGTGCACGGCCCCGCCGACCGCACCCCCACCTTCGACCCGTCCGTGAACCCCCTGGCCGCCGTCTCCTCGCTGTCCGGCCGCGTCTCCCGGCTGGACCGGGTCCTGCTGCGCACGGAGAGGCTGCGCGCCCGCACCGCGACCCTGACCGGCGACACCCCGGACCCGACGGGCCTGTACGTCTCCGACCACTACGGCGTACGCGTGGAGCTGGGCCCGCCCCTTCCCGCACCCGCAGCGGCGAAGAAACGGACCGCCGCTTTCCCGGACGCAGCCCTCCCCGACCCCGCCCTCCCCGATGACGAGAGCCTCGCGGCACGCGTCGCCGCCGCCCTCCCCGGCTCCCAGGTCCACATCGCCGGCTCCCGTCGGATGGGCTGCGCACTGCCCGACGCCGATCTGGACCTGGTGGCCGCGCTGCCGGGCGCCGCCGGCCCGGCCGGGCTGCGGCAGCTCCTGGCCGCCGCGTTCCCCGGCGCCCAGGAGCTGCGCGAGGTCACGGGCGCCCGGGTGCCCGGCCTGCGCTGGCACCTGGACGGGCTCCGCATCGACCTGGTCACCGTGGCGACCGGCGCCCTGTCCCCCGCCGACGCGGTGGCCCGCCGCACCGAACTGGGCGAGGCGGCCGCCGTCGCGCTGAGCGCGGTCAGCGACGCCGACGCGGTGCTCGCGACGGCCGGGCCCCACCGGGAGGCCTTCACCGCCCTCGCCCGGGACGTCAAGGCATGGGCGCGGGCGCGGGGCCTCGACTCCGCACCCTGCGGCGGACTGCCCGGACTGGCCTGGGCCGTCCTCGCGGCCCGTACCGCGCACGCGGCCGGCGGCCTGCCGCCGCTCGCCCTGCTCCGGCACTTCTTCGCGACCTGGGCGGCATGGGACTGGCGCCTCCCCGTGCCGCACGGGACGGGGACCGCCGCCCCCGTCACCGTGCTCACGCCGTCCGCCCCCGTCCGCTCCTGCACCACCCAGGTCTCCCCCGCCGGCCGCGATCTCCTCACCGCCGAGCTCTTCCGCGCCTGGGAGATCCTGGAGGCGGCCCCGGACGGCACCGACCCCCGTACCGCGCTGGCCGCACCGCCCTCCCTCGCCGAGCAGCAACCGGCCTGGGCCCTCGCCTCCGCACGCCCCGGCCCGGACCAGGACCGGCTGCGCGGCCGGCTCCTGGCCCTGGCCGCCGCCCTCGCCGACGCCGGCGCCCCGGACGCGCGCGTCTGGCCGCGCCCGCTCACGGCCGGCGCGCTGACGGGGTACGCGATCGGGCTCGGCACCACCCCGCCCGACGCCCACCGGCTGGCCGAGATCGGCCGTGAACTGCTGCGCGGCCTCCCGGACGCGGCCCTCGCCCCGGTCGCACCGTCCGCTCTCCGGTCGTCCGGGGACCCCGCGTTCGCGCTCTGACAGACTCCGGCCATGTCTGTACGTGTACACACCACCCAGAGCTGGAGCCTGCGCCCCGCGACCCCCGGGGACCTGGAGTCGATCGTCGAGATCCGGGCCGTCGTGATGCGGCCCGACCTGGTCAGGCTCGGCCGCTTCGACGAACACCGGGTGCGCCGGCGGCTGCGCGACTCCTACCTCCCCGAGTACACCTCGGTGATCAGCGTCGAGGGCCGCTTCAGCGGCAGCGTCACGCTGCGGCCCTTCGAGGACGGCCTGTGCCTGGAGAGCTTCTTCCTCGCCGAGGAGCTCCAGGGCCGGGGCATCGGCTCGGCCGTGCTGAGCACCCTGCTGGCCCGTGCGGACGCCGAGGGCGCCGTCGTACGCCTCAATGTGCTCCAGGGCAGCTCGGCCCGGCGGCTGTACGAGCGCCATGGGTTCACCGTGGAGCGCGAGGACCCGGTGGATGTCTTCATGGTGCGCCGGCCCGTACCCACGGCCTGAGAAAAGGCGAAGGGCCCCGCCTCACCGCTCGCGCGGTGGGACGGGGCCCTTCTCGGTGCTCTGTGTGAGCAACCAGGTCAGACGCTCAAGGACTTACTTGAGGATCTTGGTGACCTGGCCGGCGCCCACGGTCCGGCCACCCTCACGGATGGCGAACTTCAGGCCCTCTTCCATGGCGACCGGCTGGATCAGCGCGACGTCCATGAGGGTGTTGTCACCCGGCATGACCATCTCGGTGCCCTCGGGAAGGGTCACCACGCCCGTCACGTCCGTGGTACGGAAGTAGAACTGCGGGCGGTAGTTGTTGAAGAAGGGGGTGTGACGGCCACCCTCGTCCTTCGACAGGATGTAGGCCTGGGCCTGGAACTCGGTGTGCGGCGTGACCGAACCGGGCTTGATGATGACCTGGCCGCGCTCGACGTCCTCGCGCTTGATGCCACGGAGGAGCAGACCGACGTTCTCACCGGCCTGGCCCTCGTCGAGCAGCTTGCGGAACATCTCGATGCCGGTGACCGTGGTGGTGGTCTTCTCGGTCTTGATACCGACGATGTCGACGGTCTCGTTGACCTTGAGGACACCACGCTCGATACGGCCGGTGACGACGGTGCCACGACCGGTGATCGTGAAGACGTCCTCGATCGGCATCAGGAACGGCTTCTCGACGTCACGCTCGGGCTGCGGGATGGACTCGTCGACGGCCTTCATCAGGTCGAGGACGGTCTGGCCCCACTCCTTGTCACCCTCAAGAGCCTTGAGCGCCGAGACCTTGACGACCGGAAGGTCGTCGCCCGGGAACTCGTACTCGGAGAGGAGCTCACGGACCTCGAGCTCGACGAGCTCCAGGATCTCCTCGTCGTCCACCATGTCGGCCTTGTTCAGCGCGACGACGATGTACGGGACACCGACCTGGCGGGCCAGGAGCACGTGCTCCTTGGTCTGCGGCATCGGGCCGTCGGTGGCGGCGACCACGAGGATGGCGCCGTCCATCTGCGCCGCACCCGTGATCATGTTCTTGATGTAGTCGGCGTGACCCGGGCAGTCGACGTGCGCGTAGTGACGCGACTCCGTCTGGTACTCGACGTGCGCGATGGAGATGGTGATACCGCGCTGGCGCTCCTCAGGAGCCTTGTCGATCTGGTCGAAGGCCGAGGCCTCGTTCAGGTCCGGGTACGCGTCGTGCAGCACCTTGGTAATGGCGGCCGTGAGGGTCGTCTTACCGTGGTCGATGTGACCGATGGTGCCGATGTTGACGTGCGGCTTAGTCCGCTCGAACTTTGCCTTCGCCACTGGGTCCTCCTGCGGAGTGGTTCTGTACGCCTTGCTTCATCGGCGCCAGGTGATCTTTGCTGGGATGCCGGGTCCCGGGGGCATTCGCCGCATTGCTTGCGCGCCGCGTCAAATGCCCCACCGGGCTCCGGTGACAAGCCTAAAGCGTGTACTCGGGAGAGTTACTCGCCCTTGGCCTTCGCGATGATCTCCTCGGCGACGTTCCGCGGAACCTCGGCGTAGGAGTCGAACTGCATCGAGTAGCTTGCGCGACCCGAGGTCTTGCTGCGGAGGTCTCCGACGTAGCCGAACATCTCCGAGAGGGGCACGAGGCCCTTCACGACGCGAGCGCCGCTGCGCTCCTCCATGGCCTGGATCTGGCCACGGCGGGAGTTGAGGTCGCCGATGACATCGCCCATGTAGTCCTCGGGCGTGGTGACCTCGACGGCCATCATCGGCTCGAGGAGCACGGGGGACGCCTTGCGGGCACCCTCCTTGAACGCCTGCGAACCGGCGATCTTGAAGGCGAGCTCCGAGGAGTCGACCTCGTGGTAACCACCGTCGAGAAGGGTGACGCGGACGCCGACCATCTCGTAGCCGGCCAGGATGCCGAACTGCATGGCTTCCTGGGCACCCGCGTCCACCGAGGGAATGTACTCACGGGGGATGCGGCCACCGGTGACCTTGTTGACGAACTCGTAGGAGGCGTCGCCACCCTCGATGGGCTCAAGGGCGATCTGCACCTTCGCGAACTGGCCGGTACCACCAGTCTGCTTCTTGTGCGTGTAGTCGATGCGCTCGACGGCCTTGCGGATCGTCTCGCGGTACGCGACCTGCGGCTTGCCGACGTTCGCCTCGACGCGGAACTCGCGCTTCATGCGGTCGACGAGCACCTCGAGGTGAAGCTCGCCCATACCACCGATGATGGTCTGGCCGGTCTCCTCGTCGGAGTGCACCTGGAAGGACGGGTCCTCCTCGGAGAGGCGCTGGATGGCGACACCCAGCTTCTCCTGGTCACCCTTGGACTTGGGCTCGATGGCGACCTGAATGACCGGCGCCGGGAAGTCCATGGACTCCAGGATGACCGGGTTCTTGTCGTCACACAGCGTCTCACCGGTGGTGGTCTGCTTCAGGCCCATGACGGCGATGATGTCGCCGGCGCCCACCGACGCGATCTCCTCACGCTTGTTCGCGTGCATGCGGTAGATCTTGCCGATGCGCTCCTTCTTGCCCTTGACCGAGTTCAGCACCGCGGTGCCGGCCTCGAGGCGACCGGAGTAGATCCGGACGAAGGTGAGCTTGCCGAGGTGCGGGTCGCTCGCGATCTTGAACGCCAGGCCGGAGAACGGCTCGTCGTCCGAGGGCTTGCGCTTGATGACGACCTCGGGGTCCTTGACGTCGTGGCCTTCGATGGCCTCGACGTCCAGGGGGGAAGGCAGGTAGCGCACGACCGCGTCGAGCAGGGGCTGGACGCCCTTGTTCTTGAACGCGGTGCCACAGAACACCGGGGTGACCGTGACGGAGTCGGCGCTGCCCTTCGACGCGAGGGTGATGCGACGGATCGCCTCGTGCAGCTGGTCCTCGGTGGGCTCGTTGCCCTCCAGGTACAGCTCCATCATGGCGTCGTCGTTCTCGGCCACGGCCTCAAGGAGCTTGCCGCGCCATTCCTCGGCGGCCTCCTTGTGCGTGTCCGGGATCTCGACGGTGTCGTACATCTCGCCCTTGACGGCCTCTTCGGGCCAGACGAAGGCCTTCATCGACACGAGGTCGACGACGCCCTTGAAGTCGGCCTCGGCGCCGATGGGGAGCTGCATGACGAGCGGGACCGCGCCAAGGCGGTCGACGATCATGTCGACACAGCGGTGGAACTCGGCACCGGTGCGGTCGAGCTTGTTGACGAAGCAGATACGCGGAACGCCGTAGCGGTCCGCCTGACGCCACACGGTCTCGGACTGCGGCTCGACGCCGGCCACACCGTCGAACACGGTGACGGCGCCGTCGAGGACGCGGAGCGAACGCTCCACCTCGACGGTGAAGTCGACGTGACCCGGGGTGTCGATGATGTTGATGGTGTGGTCAACATCATTGAGCGGCCAGTGACAGGTCGTCGCGGCGGACGTGATCGTGATGCCGCGCTCCTGCTCCTGCTCCATCCAGTCCATCGTGGCAGCGCCGTCGTGGACTTCACCGATCTTGTACGAAACACCGGTGTAGAACAGGATCCGCTCAGTGGTGGTCGTCTTGCCCGCGTCGATGTGGGCCATGATCCCAATGTTGCGGACCTTGGCCAGGTCAAGCGAAGTGGTGGCCATAAGGCTCAATCTTCTCTCGGTCTCGATGGGGTAAGCGACTACCAGCGGTAGTGCGCGAAGGCCTTGTTGGACTCGGCCATCTTGTGGGTGTCCTCGCGCTTCTTGACGGCAGCGCCAAGACCGTTGGAGGCGTCGAGCAGCTCGTTCATGAGCCGCTCGGTCATCGTCTTCTCGCGACGGGCGCGGGAGTAGCCGACGACCCAGCGCAGCGCGAGGGTGGCGGCGCGACCGGGCTTGACCTCGATCGGCACCTGGTAGGTGGCGCCACCGACACGGCGGGACTTGACCTCGAGCGAGGGCTTGACGTTCTCAAGCGCGCGCTTCAGCGTGATGACCGGGTCAGCGCCGGTCTTCTCGCGGAGGCCTTCCATGGCGCCGTACACGATCCGCTCGGCGGTGGAACGCTTGCCGTTGAGCAGGATCTTGTTGATCAGCGAGGTGACAAGAGGAGAACCATAGACCGGGTCAATGATGACCGGGCGCTTCGGGGCGGGGCCCTTACGAGGCATTCTTACTTCTCCTTCTTGGCGCCGTAGCGGCTGCGGGCCTGCTTGCGGTTCTTGACACCCTGGGTGTCAAGGGAGCCGCGGATGATCTTGTAACGAACACCCGGCAGGTCCTTCACACGGCCACCACGCACGAGCACGATGGAGTGCTCCTGCAGGTTGTGTCCCTCACCCGGGATGTAGGCCGTGACCTCGATGCCGGAGGTCAGACGCACACGTGCGACCTTCCGGAGCGCGGAGTTCGGCTTCTTCGGGGTGGTCGTGAACACACGCGTGCAGACGCCGCGGCGCTGGGGCGAACCCTCGAGCGCGGGCGTCTTGTTCTTCTCGACCTTGTCCTGCCGGCCCTTCCGGACCAGCTGCTGAATCGTAGGCACTACTTCTCCGGTTTCTGTGTGCCGTCGGTGAAACTAACCTGGAACATCGCCGACCCACGCGGTCGGGTGTGTCGAATGCTGCGGGCCACTGCCCTGGAGCAGTGGAAGCGCAGATCACGGTGGCCAAAGACGAACTCGCCGTGCGGTTGAGGACACGCACACGAGCCCAGGCACACCCCAGGCACAAGGTCTGAGCGTACCTACCTCACGGACTCCGGTCAAAACAAATGCTGTCCAGGCCAGGGACCCCGCCACAGGCACACCACCTGCGGCTTACCGTAACCGTTCGCGCACGGTGGGTGGCCGAAACCCCGCCACGCGCCTGCCGCACCCTCAGCGGCGTCAGTACATTGAACCGCGCGCCGAAGGACGGGGGACTCCATGACGGCTGGTGCGGCCCTGCCCGGCGACGACGGGCTCGACGACCGCGTTCCCTTTCTCGCACGACTCGAGCGCGAGGACCGGGAAGCATTGCTCGCGCTGGGCAGGGAACTCTCCTTCGCTCCTCGCGCGCCTCTCCTGCAACAGTATGAGCCGTCGTCCCACGTCCTGCTCATCCTGCGCGGTTGGACCAAGGTCATCGCCGCGTCGGAGAACGGCTACGAGGCCCTGCTCGCCCTGCGGGGTCCTGGCGACATAGTCGGTGAGTCGGCAGCGTTGACCGGTCGCCCGCGCTCGGCGACGGTGACCGCTCTGGCTCCGGTGCGGGCCGTCGCCATCACGCACGAGCGGTTCCG
It encodes the following:
- the rpsS gene encoding 30S ribosomal protein S19; this translates as MPRSLKKGPFVDGHLIKKVDVQNEAGTKNVIKTWSRRSMIVPAMLGHTIAVHNGKIHVPVFVTESMVGHKLGEFSPTRTFRGHVKDDRKSKRR
- the rplB gene encoding 50S ribosomal protein L2; this encodes MGIRKYKPTTPGRRGSSVADFVEITRSTPEKSLVRPLHSKGGRNNTGRVTVRHQGGGHKRAYRVIDFRRHDKDGVPAKVAHIEYDPNRTARIALLHYADGEKRYIIAPRGLTQGDRVENGPAADIKPGNNLALRNIPVGTTIHAIELRPGGGAKFARSAGASVQLLAKEGTMAHLRMPSGEIRLVDARCRATIGEVGNAEQSNINWGKAGRMRWKGVRPSVRGVAMNPVDHPHGGGEGKTSGGRHPVSPWGQKEGRTRSPKKASSKYIVRRRKTNKKR
- the rplW gene encoding 50S ribosomal protein L23, whose product is MSEATVTSKTYSDPRDVLVKPVVSEKSYALLDENKYTFIVAPGSNKTQIKQAVEAVFSVKVTGVNTINRQGKRKRTKTGFGKRADTKRAIVTLAEGDRIDIFGGPTS
- the rplD gene encoding 50S ribosomal protein L4, with amino-acid sequence MSTIDILSPAGDKAGTVELPAEIFDAKTSVPLIHQVVVAQLAAARQGTHKTKTRGEVRGGGRKPYRQKGTGRARQGSTRAPQFVGGGVVHGPQPRDYSQRTPKKMKAAALRGALSDRARHSRIHVVTGVVEGGVSTKAAKSLFGKISERKNVLLVVDRNDEAAWLSARNLPQVHILEPGQLNTYDVIVSDDVVFTQAAFESFVSGPQTAETEGSDA
- the rplC gene encoding 50S ribosomal protein L3, producing the protein MSKNIKGVLGEKLGMTQVWDENNRVVPVTVVKAGPCVVTQVRTNDSDGYESVQIAFGEIDPRKVNKPLKGHFAKADVTPRRHLVELRTPDASEYTLGQEITAQVFESGVKVDVTGKSKGKGFAGVMKRHNFKGLGAGHGVQRKHRSPGSIGGCATPGRVFKGMRMAGRMGNERVTTQNLTIHAVDAEKGLLLIKGAVPGPNGGLVLVRTAAKGA
- the rpsJ gene encoding 30S ribosomal protein S10, whose amino-acid sequence is MAGQKIRIRLKAYDHEVIDSSAKKIVETVTRTGASVAGPVPLPTEKNVYCVIKSPHKYKDSREHFEMRTHKRLIDILDPTPKTVDSLMRLDLPAGVDIEIKL
- a CDS encoding RNA ligase family protein, with translation MRTHYPRTPHLPWSPGATSDDVRLTDLAGLTGAQVVVTEKLDGENTTLYADGLHARSLDSAHHPSRTWVKALQARIGPRIPVGRRICGENMFARHSLAYEDLASHFYGFSVWDGDHCLDWDSTVAFLRDLGIPTPPVLWRGVFDARAEKALRALRPDTGRQEGYVVRPVEGFPAAAFGRRVAKWVRPGHVTTDTHWMHADVVENGLGPAAALWAVRSGAPVDPGALAAAASAGPGDASAARAAGDALDALGRTGDDRLAGVLAALLHRTRRTALAPALAGPLGMPLARRIADLVGLYPALHRPYPDEQRHSGLAGMAPAADLTVLHALAGALAATPEAREQVEWSALHAQEVREPAGLCAAFAGLEPDAADRCLAQAREAYARGGISTAEEAVAATWRWRSGAFPRLVHLVGPSGSGKSTFARGLPGVATYVSLDELRLARGSRADQHANGDVLREGLDRLDAALVPGATVVWDATSLNPHQRSLVHAVARRRDALVTHAVAWIGEDELTARNGRREHPVPPPVLASQLHRFVPPYPGQAHRTWYIGTSGTVEDRA
- a CDS encoding poly(A) polymerase, encoding MRTSEEIYHRVRWDARFDPARFVLGVAQRGRDPKRVPLDRFTPGGDIPWHRVLFFEADGEVVWDRATGTDRIDATDAGRIRTPRHLPAPYFTSRAPHAFSPATGAWEPAPAGPPGPSAALTVLTWNTLWDRYDSDRIDTPRRRPLLLDALRAADADVIALQEAEPALLDLLLGCAWVRDGYVLATEPSGHDIPDHGLLLLSRLPVREAGLHAFGPHKAVAAAVLESAEGPVTVAVTHLSSDHSPEGATRRDTELADLAAGLAAVEGELLLVGDFNDGGGLPGARLAMTDAWSEVHGPADRTPTFDPSVNPLAAVSSLSGRVSRLDRVLLRTERLRARTATLTGDTPDPTGLYVSDHYGVRVELGPPLPAPAAAKKRTAAFPDAALPDPALPDDESLAARVAAALPGSQVHIAGSRRMGCALPDADLDLVAALPGAAGPAGLRQLLAAAFPGAQELREVTGARVPGLRWHLDGLRIDLVTVATGALSPADAVARRTELGEAAAVALSAVSDADAVLATAGPHREAFTALARDVKAWARARGLDSAPCGGLPGLAWAVLAARTAHAAGGLPPLALLRHFFATWAAWDWRLPVPHGTGTAAPVTVLTPSAPVRSCTTQVSPAGRDLLTAELFRAWEILEAAPDGTDPRTALAAPPSLAEQQPAWALASARPGPDQDRLRGRLLALAAALADAGAPDARVWPRPLTAGALTGYAIGLGTTPPDAHRLAEIGRELLRGLPDAALAPVAPSALRSSGDPAFAL